TTGCTCTCGGCTTCGGCAAGCGTCTTTTCGGCTTCCGCAAGGGTGAAACCGACTACCGCGTGAACCTGCTGCCGCTGGGCGGGTACGTGAAGATGAGCGGTGAGAATCCGCTCGACACGCCCACCGGCGACCCGCGCGAATTCCTCTCGCACCCGCGCTGGCACCGCTTCATCATCGCGATCGCCGGCCCGGCCATGAACATCCTGCTCGCCATCGGCCTGCTCACCGGCATCTACATGGTGCGCTACGAGCACGCCGCCTACATGGACCAGCCCGCCGTCGTCGGCTGGGTGCAGGACAACTCGCCCGCCCAGAAGGCCGGCATCCAGGCAGGCGACCGCATCGTTCGCATTGACAACCTGCTAAACCCCACCTGGGAGGACGCGCTCTACAAGATTCTTCTCAGTCCGAATCAGCCGCTCGACATCGCCGTCGAGCGCGGCAGCCAGGTGCTGACCAAACGCGTGGTTCCTGAGAAAGTCGGCAAAGACGAGGTCGGTGACGCCGGCCTCGAGCCCGAGCAGGTCATCAACATCAGCGCCGTCGAAGCCGGCATGCCCGCGGCCAAGGCCGGCATCGAGCCCGGCGACGAGCTGGTCTCCGTCGGCGACACACCCATTCACTCCGCGCAGGGCCTGATTCGTCGCTTGCAGGACAACGGCGCCAAGCCCATCGAAGTCCGCGTGCTGCGCGAAGGCCAGGAACGCGCCTTCACCGTCACGCCGGTGCTCGACAAGGAGCGCGGCGACGGCGCCTATCGCATCGGCGTCCTGCCCGGCTCGCGCATCCACGTGGACAAGCTGCCATTCCGCCAGGCGCTCTTGCGCTCGCTCCAGGAAAACAAGCGCAACTCGCTGCTGGTCTTCGAGCTCGTCCAGAAAATGATCCAGCGCAAGGTTTCGATGCGCCAGATGTCCGGGCCCATCGGCATCGCGCAGGCCTCCGGCGAAGCCGTCCGCCAGAAAGGCTGGACGCCGATCCTCACCCTGATGGCCATGATCAGCCTTCAGCTCGGCCTGTTTAATCTCTTCCCGATCCCGATCCTCGACGGCGGTGTCATTCTGCTGCTGATCCTGGAAGGCCTCATGCGCCGCGACATCAGCCTGACGGTCAAGGAGCGCATCTACAAAGCCGCGTTCGTCTTCCTTGTGCTCTTCGCCGTGCTGGTCATCTACAACGACCTGACGAAAGCGATCCCAGCCCTCGGCGGCTGAGAAGCGGCGTTGGGCATTTAGCACTTAGCACCTGGCCCCTGAACATTCGATTCCCCAACCAGGGCCTGTTTACGGCCAAACGCCAACCGTCAATTGCTAACTGCCGTTCGAGCCATCATCCTGCGCCACCGCATCGATCGGCCAAATCGCAAATCACCAAGTACAAATCACAAACAACAAAAATGCCGGGGCTTTCGCCCCGGCTTTTCCCCAAATGCAAGTGTTGCCGCAGTGCTTACGAGGTTCTGCGCGGATGTATCGTCAGGTCGCGCACCTGTCCCAGGATGCTCGACCATTGCATGCCGTTCAGCTTGCTCACGAACGGGACCAGCTCGGCAATAAACTCGTCGGTCATCAGGTCGCGGATCTCTTCTTCGCGCGTGCGCGCGCCGCCCTTCAGCAGGTCGGGCACGCCCACCTCCAGCGCCTTCGCCAGCCGCTCCAGCGACGACAACGTTGGCGTCGCCTTGTCGTTCTCGATCTTCGAGACGTAGGTGCGCGGCACGTTCATGCGCATCGCCAGTTGCCGCTGGCTCATGCCGTTGCGCTGCCGCAGCGTGCGGATCGCCACCGCGATCTGCAAATGTCCCGGCAGGTTCGCATGGCTCGCCGGTTGTGGCTCCGGCGCCGCCGCCACCGGCTGCGGCTCCTCAGGATCGAGCGAAGTGCGGCACTTGCGGCAAAGATTGTTGTTGGTACGGAACTGGACGAGCTGACAACGATCGCATCTCACCACTTCCCGTGAATCTACGGGTGCGAGTGTCGTGGCCATCTAGGTTGTGCGAGATGCCAGAGCGAGCATCCACTTCACGGCCCAGAAACTGCTACCGCCACTGTGACAAAAGATTGCCGCCGCCGGACATGGCTTGGCCGGCAAGCAGGGACAATCTGCTGCAATTCGCCCCCTGTGTCAAGGTATTTTTAGGAGGAAAACCCGATAACGCTCCACGAATGGTCCCAAGAAAACCGGCGAAACAACGGAGAAAACCGGAATCGGATTCGGACCGCTCCTCCTGTTTACTTTCTTGAGTACCGGGACTTGGCATTTAGCGGTCAGCACCGGACGTTTCTCTTCGTGCCCTTCGCGCGTCCTTGGTGTCCTGTGCGAAACGCTTTTGATCTCGCGTGCGCCGCCATGGAAGCCAATGGCCACATGCCCGCCCGTAAACTGTAAACTGTGAACTGTGAACTCGCGCTCCCGTACTGACGCTTGGCGCCTCCTCACCGAATTCACCGCCTCCGAGAGCCTGCGCAAGCACGCCCTCGCCGTCGAAGCGTGCATGCGCGCCTATGCCCGCAAGCTCGATCCCGCCAACGAGGAAACCTGGGCCATCACCGGCCTCCTGCACGACTTCGACTACGAGAAGTATCCCACTCCGGCCGAGCATCCCTTCGTGGGAAACAAGATCCTCGAAGAGCGCGGCTACTCCGAAGAAATCCGCCGCGCCATCCTCTCCCACGCCGAGTACTCTGGCGTCCCGCGCCAGACGCCCATGGAGCACGCCCTCTTCGCCTGCGACGAGCTCGCCGGCTTCATCACCGCCACCGCCCTGGTCAAGCCTGGCAAGTCGCTCGCTGAAGTTGAGGCGCCCTCGGTGCGAAAGAAGATGAAAGATAAAGCCTTCGCCCGCAGCGTTAGCCGCGACGACATCATCAGGGGCGCGCAGGAACTCGGCGTCGATCTCGAGCAGCATATCGCCTTCTGCATCGACGCGATGAAAACCATCGCCGCCGACCTCGGCCTCGCCGGCGCCGCTGCGGCGGGCTAGGTCGCCGCAGCACCTACTCCAGTAACGCAGCCAGCCTGCCGCTCTTCACCAGCTCGCCGACCGCCGCAAACTCGCCCGCCAGCACGCGGTCATTATCGAGAACGGGCGAGACGCTGCGGATCGCCGCCACCGCCGCCTGCCCGCGCTTCGATGGCAGCAGCGGCTTCAGGAATTCCAGCCCCTGCGCCGCCGCAATCGCCTCGATCGCGAGCACAGCGCGCGTGTTCGCCAGAACACGCTTCAGCTTTAGCGCGGCTGCCATTCCCATCGAGACGTAATCTTCTTTGTTGCCGCTGGTCGTGATCGAATCCACCGACGCGGCGTGTGCCAGCACTTTGTTCTCACTGGCCAGCGCCGCCGCCGTCACCTGCGCCATCATCAGCCCGGAGTTCAGCCCGGCATCGGCCGCCAAAAACGGCGGCAGCCCTTCGTTCAGGGCCGGGTTCACCAGCCGCTCGATGCGCCGCTCCGAGATCCCGCCCAGCGACGTCAGCGCGATGGCCATGTAGTCGAGCGCGAACGCCAGCGGCTCGCCGTGAAAATTTCCCCCGCTCAGGATTTCGCCCGCCGTCTGGCCACCGGCTTCAAAGTCCACCTTCGGCGCGCCCACTTTTTTCTTCGGCGGAAACACCAGCGGATTGTCCACCGCCGCGTTCATCTCGATCTCGAACACCTGCCGCGCGAACGCCAGCGTGTCACGCACCGCGCCGTGCACCTGGGGGATGCAGCGCAGCGAGTACGCGTCCTGCACGCGGGCGCAGTCGCGATGCGACTCGCGAATCCGGCTGCCCTCCACCATGCGGCGCAGGTTCTCCGCTACCTGCTGCTGCCCGGGGTGCGGCCGCGCCGCATGGATGCGCGGATCGAACGCCACGTCAGTCCCGCGCAGTGCGTCCAGCGACAGCGACGCAATCACGTCCGCACTGTCCGCTAATGTCTCGGCCGCCAGCAGCGCCAGCAGTCCGACGGCGAGCATCGCCTGCGTGCCGTTGATGAGGCTGATCGCTTCCTTGGCTTCCAGCGCCAGAGTTTTCACCTGCGCCCGGCGCATCGCCTCGCCGCCCGGCATGCGCGCGCCTTCGCCCGATTCGCCCGCCCGCCGCGCCCGCTTCGCCTTCGAAGTGGTCAGGTAAACCGCTTCACCCTCGCCGATCAGCACCAGCGCCAGGTGCGCCAGCGGCGCCAGGTCGCCGCTTGCCCCCACGCTCCCCTGCGACGGAATCACCGGATGCACGCCGCGGTTCAGCATCTCGCACAGCGTGTTGATCACCTCCGGCCGCACGCCGCTGAATCCCTTGGCCAGCGAATTGGCGCGCAGCAGCATCATGGCGCGCGTCTCTGCGATGGTCAGCGGCTCGCCCACGCCGGTGGCGTGCGAGCGCAGCAGGTTGACCTGAAGCTCGCGAATCTGCTCCGGCGGAATGCGCACGTCCGCCAGCCTGCCCACTCCGGTATTGACCCCGTACGCCGGCCGCTCATCATCCACGCGTTCTTCCACGACTTCGCGCGCCCGCTCAACCGCCTCGCGCGCCTCCGGCTCCAGCAGCACAGGACGCCGCTCGTACACCACCTCGCGCAGCTCGTCCACCGTGAGCGTGTTGCCGTTGATGTGCAGTGCCTGCATAAGTCAATTACGCCAGGGAGGACGCCGGGGACACAGAGGAATGACCTTGCCTCCGCGTCCTCCCTATCTTCATTTGTCCATCGCTCGCCGGAACGCGGTCGCGTACTTCTCCGGCAGCTCGCGCCGCCGGAACTCAGCATCGGTCACGATGTGCGTCGTCTCGCCCTCGGCCAGCAGGGTGCCGTCGCTCACGCGCACCAGCACGTACCCAAAGTGGACCAGCGCTCCGCGCAGATTCCGGATTTCGGTCCGCACCACCAGTTCGTCGTCATATCGTGCCGGCGCTTTGTACCGGCAGCGCGCGTCGGCCACCGCGATGTAGCAGTTGTCCTCGCGCTCCATGTCGCGATACGCGAACCCAAGCTGGCGAAACAGCTCCACCCGCCCGACTTCAAACCATACAAAGTAATTGGAGTGATACGCCACGCCCATCTGGTCGGTCTCGGCATAGCGCACTCTGAACCGAGTTTCGTTGATCAATTCAGCTCACCGCAGACCAAGATTGAGTCCTGCTCTTGAAACATAACCGACGATCGCACGACTGCGTCACTCCCCTATGGCCTTTGCGCAACCTCGGTGTCCTTCGTCTGGACCGAATCCTGCCCGCGACGAGCACGGACCTCGACGGCCCAAATGCCAACTGCTAAGTGCCAATTGCGGGGTTTATTTGCCCGTCCACTTCGGCTTGCGCTTCTCCAGAAACGACGCGATCCCTTCGCGGAAGTCTGCGGTCGTGCGGATGCGCGCGTTCTCTTCCACCGCGTCGGCGATCTGCCGGTCGAGTTGCTCGCGGATGAAGCCGTTGATCAGCCTCTTCGTCGCCCGCACCGACGAGGGCGAGTTCTCCATGATCTGCGCCGCCAGCGCCTTCGCCCGCGGCATCAGTTCCTCCGGCGCTACGACTTCGTTCACCAGCCCATACCGATGCGCCTCGGCCGCGTCGAACAGCCGCCCGGCCATCAGCAGGTCGCGCGCGATTTTGTGTCCCACCTGCATCACCAGGAACGACGACACGATCGCCGGAACGAACCCGATCCGCACCTCGGTGTACCCGAACTTCGCTTCCGGCACCGCCAGCGTGAAGTCGCACATGGTCGCGATCCCCGTGCCGCCGGCGATGGCCGCGCCATTCACCGCCGCGATTGTGGGCAGTGGAAATTCGTAAATCCGCCGGAACAGCCGCGCCATCGCCGCCGAGTCTTTCACGTTCTCATCATGCGTCTTGCCCACCAGCGCCTTCAGGTTCTCCAGGTCGAGCCCCGCGCAAAACGCCTTGCCCGCCCCTGTCACGATCAGCACCTGCGCCGTGCTGCCGGCAACTTCGTCAAGCGCACGCATCAATTCGTCGACCAGCTCAAAGCTCACCGCATTGCGCTTGTCCGGACGATTCAGCGTGAGCGTCGCCACGCCCGCATCCTCCGCCAGCAGCACAGTTTTGAACGTAGAGAACTCCATTCCTTCGTGCCCTTTGTGTTCCCTGGTGTCCTTCGTGTTTAGGCTCTCGATTTCGCTCTCGGTTTGGGCCAGCAGCCACAAGCCGGCAAGCCAGCAGCGTTTTACTGCACCGTCAGCCCCGCATACCGCTTTCCAATCTCATGCGACGCCAGCAGCACCGCGTCCAGCGGTTTCAAGGGCGGCAGCTTGGCGTCGCGCTGCTTGAGCGCCTCGAGCACGATTTCCGTGGGAATATTTCCCACCAGCTCGTCCTGCGCAAACGGACACCCGCCCAGCCCGCCGATCGCCGAATCGAACCTTCGCGCGCCCGCATCGTATGCCGCCAGCACCTTCGCCGCCGCATCCTCGCGCCGGCTGTGCAGGTGGACGCCGATTTCCATCTCCTCATACCGCCCGATCACCGGTTTCACCAGCGCGCCAATCTGCTCCGCTGTCGCCACGCCCACCGTGTCCGCCAGCGATACCGCCGCGATGTCCATGTCTGCGATCAGTCCCACCGCCTCCGCGACTTCTTCCGCGTTCCACAAGTCGCCGTACGGATTCCCGAACGCCATGCTGATATACACCACCACATCGAGCCCGGCCTCATCGGCCTTCTTCTTGATCGCTTCCAGCACGTCGAGCGCCTGCTCCAGCGTCTGCTTCTGGTTCTGCTGCAGAAAAGTCGGCGACACCGAGTACGGGAATCCCAGCGTGCGCACCGCCTCGGTTGCAATCGCGCGGTCCGCTCCCTGCTCGTTCACCACGATCCCAATGATCTCCACGTCATCCGGCGGATCGAACCGCTCCAGCACTTCCTCCGAATCCGCCATCTGCGGCACCGCGCGCGGCGCAACGAAACTCACGGCGTCAATGTGCTTGAATCCCGCGCTGATCAGCGCGCGCAGGTAGTCCGCCTTCAGCTGCGCCGGAATCTGCGTCTTCAGTCCCTGCCACGCGTCCCGCGGACACTCGATCAGCTTCAAATCCACTGCAGTTGTTCCCGTGTATTTTCGTTGCGCACGTTGCCGGTGTTCAGCGTGCTCTTGGGTTCGAACAGCACAACGTGTACTTCCTCATCCGACATCGGCATGTGCTCAGTCGCGCGCGGAATGATCACGAACTCGCCCGGCCGGATTGTCAGCTCGCGCTCGCCGCCCGCCTCGCGCACCTTGATGCGCAGCACGCCTTTCACCACCAGGAACATCTCGTCTGCACGCTCATGCTGGTGCCAGACGAACGTGCCCTCGACTTGGTGACCTTCACGTGCATGTCGTTCACTTCGCCGAACTGAGAACCGAGAACTGACAACTGGCAACCGGCAACTGACAACTACGTCTGCAGCACTCCCGTCTTGAACTCCTTGACCTCCGGATTCAGCGCCGCCGCCTCCAGCGCCTCGATGAGCGCCGCCCGCGTGTCCAGCGGATCGATGATCCGGTCAATCCACAGCCGCGCCGCGCCGTACCGCGGGTCCATCTGCCGGTCGTAGGTCCGCTTCACCTCGTCATATAGTTTCTTGCGCTCGTCCTCGCTCAGCTTTTTTCCGCCGCGCTCCAGTTGTTTGATCTTGATCTCCACCAGCGTCGCCGCAGCCGACTCGCCCGACATCACGCTGTACCGCGCCGTCGGCCACGCGAAGACGAAGCGCGGATCGTACGCCTTGCCGCACATCGCATAGTGACCGGCCCCGAACGATCCGCCCACGATCACGGTGATCTTCGGCACCACCGAATTCGACACCGCGTTCACCATCTTCGCGCCCGCGCGAATGATCCCGCTCCACTCCGCGTCGCGTCCCACCATAAAGCCGTTCACGTCGTGGAAAAAAATCAGCGGCACCAGGTTCTGGTTGCAGTCCAGGATGAACCTTGCCGCCTTCTCCGCGCTCTCCGTGTAGATCACGCCGCCGAACTCCACCCGCTTGTGGCCTTCGTGATCGATCTGCTGCTGGTGCTGCTTTTGGTTGGCCACGATCCCCACCGCGTATCCGCCAATGCGCGCGTAGCCGCAGATCACCGTCTTGCCGTATTCCGGCTTGTACTCGTCGAAGCGGCTGCCGTCCACGATCCGCGCCAGGATTTCTTTCATGTCATACGGCTTCGCCGCGTCCGACTCGAAGATCCCATACATCTCCTCCGCCGGATACGCCGGCGGCGCCGCCTTGCGATGATCGAACGGCGCCGTCTTGCGGTGCCCAATCTTCTCCGCCAGCGAGCGCAGCCGCGCCAGCGCCGCCTCGTCGTTCGGCTCGCGATAGTCAATCGTGCCGCTGATCTGCGCATGCATCGCCGCGCCGCCCAGCTCTTCAGCTGACACCTTCTGCCCGATCGCCGCCTGCACCAGCGCCGGCCCGGCGAGAAAAAGTCCGCTGCCGTCGGTCATCACCAGGTGGTCGCACATCAGGGGCAGATACGCGCCCCCCGCCACGCACATCCCCATGATCGCCGCGATCTGCGGAATGCCCGTCGCCGACATCACCGCGTTGTTCCGGAACACGCGCCCAAAATCATCCGTGTCGGGGAACACGTCTTCCTGCAACGGCAGGAACACGCCTGCCGAATCCACCAGGTAGATCGTCGGGATATGGTTCTCGATCGCGATGTTTTGCGCCCGGATGACCTTCTTGGCTGTCATGGGAAAGAACGCGCCCGCCTTCACCGTGGCGTCGTTCGCGATGACCATGAACAGCCGCCCATGAATCTGCCCCAGGCCCGTGACCACTCCGGCCGCCGGCGCCCCGCCCCACTCCTCGTACATCTCGAAGGCCGCATACAGGCCCAGCTCGAACAGGTCCGTCCCGGGATCGAGCAGCAGCGCAATGCGCTCGCGCGCCGTCAGCCGTCCTTTGCTGTGCTGGTTTTCGATGGCCCTTGCCCCGCCGCCCTGCCGCAGCACTTCTTCCTCGTTATGCAACCGCGACACCAGCTCCGCCATGGCGCGCATGTTCTTCTCAAAGCGCGCCGAGGTGGCGTCAATCTTGGTAGCGAAGGCCTCGCCCGCCGCCGGAGACGCTCGTTTCTCGCTGGTGGTGCGTTCAGTCATGCAGCCGTTTGTTGACGTAAACCATTCAACCTACTACAGCAAAACCGGAGTGGCAAACAGGTAGACGCGCCTGTTCGCGGGCGCATCTGAGCTTATTCGGGAGGTGGCATGCCATGGTCACTGTGACCTGCGATGTCTGCAGAGCCAAGCGCACCAGCGGAGAAGAATGGGTCCTCGGTTACGACCTTCAGGCGGAAACGCCCACCTCGGTCCAGCGCGCCATTCGCTTCCTTGATCGCTGGGACGATCGCCGCATCCTCGATCTGGGCGCAATTCATCTCTGTTCGGAACGCTGCCGCGAGCGCTATATCAAAGGAGCACGCGCGGCCTGAGCGGGTGGGCGCAGTGTAGCTGCCCGGCCCAACACTTAGGTGCTACACTGAATGCACTGCCCCACGCCCGCGTGGCCCAGCGGATCCAACATGCCGATTGAAAGCGTCCTGCGCGCACGCCTCCTGGGACAATCCGACGCTATTCTTGCCTTGATCGCCGGTATGACCGATGCGGACAAGACGGCGCAACCGCTCTCCGGCAAGTGATCGCTGCACCAGCAGATCTGCCACCTCGGCCGCTACCACGAAGTTTTTCTCGAGCGCCTCGACCAGATTCTCCACGGGCCTTCGCCGCCGAAGATGGAGCGTTACCGCGCCGAAGACGATCCGCAGTGGCCCGCCTGGATGCGATTGAGCCCCGACGATGCACTCGAGCGTTTTCGCAATCTTCGCACCAAGCTGATCAGGGAGCTCGACGGCTGTTCATCGTCGGACTGGGCCCGCACCGGCGCCCACCCGGCGCTCGGCGAGATGACGCTGCGCAAGTGGGTTGAGTTCTTCCTCGTCCACGAAGCCCATCACATCTACAACATGATGTTCACCAAGTCTGCCGCCAAAGAAAGGCCCGGCGGCCTCAGCATCCGCGCCTCGTAATTTACAAAAACCCTTCCCCGGGTCGCCCTGAAATCACGAGCTGTTTGCGGCCGAAGGTCCCCAGCACCGCTGGCAGCATTTCCGCTGGTCGAGGTCACCTGCCACTGGCCCGTGTGGACGTGGGCGACCTCCCCGCGAACGGCTCGCTCTCAGAGTGAAGCCGCGCCGAAGCCGCCTCCTTCACTCGGTACCTGGTACGGAGTGCTGTGTACTGGTCACTGCCGCCTCCACCGGATCATCCACCACTCGCTCCACCAGTCCGCACTCGAGCGCTTCCTTGGCCGTCAGCTTCTCCGCCGCGCAGAACATCTGCAACGCCCGGCCCTTGCCGATCCGCCGCGGCAGTCGCTGCGTCCCGCCCCAACCGGTAATCAGTCCCAGCGACGCGCCACGATGCCCAAACACAGCATTCGGCGCCGCCAGCCGCCTATGACACGCCAGCGCCAGGTCCAGCCCGCCGCCGAAACAATGCCCCTGGACTGCCGCGATCACTGGGGCAGGGAAGTCCGCCACCAGCTGCATCAGTCGCTGTCCGTTGCGCGCGAAGTCGAACGCACCGGCGCCACTCAACCTTGAGATTTCGTTCAGATCGGCCCCGGCCGAGAAGAATTTCTGATTGCCGGTCACGATGAGCGGCCGGGGACTGCGTTCCGCGGCCAGTTCTTCAACCCACCGCGCCAGGATGGAAAGCGAAGCCCGCGTCAGCCGATTCATCCCATCAGCAGACGTCAACCGCAGCAGCCACGCCCCGGCTCGGTCCTCGATGACGGCGGGAGGCTTTGAATCCGTGTCATCCGCGTTTATCCGCGGTAAGCGGTCCCTGCTCATCGCGGCGGCGGGCCTTCCAGGTCGGCCACAATCGACGCCAGCGCGGAGCGGAACTGCTCGGCGCCCTCCACATCCAATCGCCGCGGGCGCAGCGGCTTGAGCACGCGCTCCATCTCGTCCCATATCGCGCCGTACTCCAGGTGCCCGCGCAGGTAATAGACGCGGCACTCGCACGCCATCTGCGGCATCGGCTCCACATGCGTGCCCGTTGGAAACAGCATGCCGCTGCCCGCCACGATGTAGGCGCGCTCCGGCCGCTCGCCGCGCGGCCCGCGGCACGCCGGACGCGCCTCCCGCACGGTGCGCTGCATGAAATTGCTGAAGAACGCCGCCGTCTGTTTGCGCCCCTGCAGCGTGCTCACGTCCACCACCGGCGCGCTCACCTGCAGCGCCGCCTGCACGATCTTGTCCCAGTCAGCCCTCTCCGGGTCCACGTCCTCGAACAGCACCTTCAACCCGAGCACGTCGATGCCGTTCAGTCGCACGCAGCCCGGATCCACGTCCAGCTGCGAAAGCACGTGCGTGATCTGAAGAAACGCCGAGACGTTGCGACGCAGCGTCCGCGTCCGCCCGCTGTAGATGGCCGACGGGCTGAAGTTCACCAGCACGTCCACCTGCACCGGATGCCGCGCCTTCACCGGCAGCGTCAGCCGCGCCGCCGGAAACTGCCAGCTCTGCCCCACCTGGTCCACGAATTCCACCGCCGGCAGACCCGACTCCAGTTGCGGCAGCGGATCGTTCTTCAGCGGCGCCACCTCGATCCACTTCCGCCCAACGTTGCGCTGCTTCAGCTCGCTGTCGTAGAGCACGAGCGCGACCTGGTATTTTCCCGGGCGCAGGAAAACTCCCACCACGAACTCCAGCGAATCCTTCTTGCTTACCGGCTTGTCGAGGGCCATCTCGCCGTAGCTCTCGTCTTCGAACCACCCTCCGTCTTCATCG
This portion of the Terriglobales bacterium genome encodes:
- the hutH gene encoding histidine ammonia-lyase codes for the protein MQALHINGNTLTVDELREVVYERRPVLLEPEAREAVERAREVVEERVDDERPAYGVNTGVGRLADVRIPPEQIRELQVNLLRSHATGVGEPLTIAETRAMMLLRANSLAKGFSGVRPEVINTLCEMLNRGVHPVIPSQGSVGASGDLAPLAHLALVLIGEGEAVYLTTSKAKRARRAGESGEGARMPGGEAMRRAQVKTLALEAKEAISLINGTQAMLAVGLLALLAAETLADSADVIASLSLDALRGTDVAFDPRIHAARPHPGQQQVAENLRRMVEGSRIRESHRDCARVQDAYSLRCIPQVHGAVRDTLAFARQVFEIEMNAAVDNPLVFPPKKKVGAPKVDFEAGGQTAGEILSGGNFHGEPLAFALDYMAIALTSLGGISERRIERLVNPALNEGLPPFLAADAGLNSGLMMAQVTAAALASENKVLAHAASVDSITTSGNKEDYVSMGMAAALKLKRVLANTRAVLAIEAIAAAQGLEFLKPLLPSKRGQAAVAAIRSVSPVLDNDRVLAGEFAAVGELVKSGRLAALLE
- a CDS encoding acyl-CoA carboxylase subunit beta — its product is MTERTTSEKRASPAAGEAFATKIDATSARFEKNMRAMAELVSRLHNEEEVLRQGGGARAIENQHSKGRLTARERIALLLDPGTDLFELGLYAAFEMYEEWGGAPAAGVVTGLGQIHGRLFMVIANDATVKAGAFFPMTAKKVIRAQNIAIENHIPTIYLVDSAGVFLPLQEDVFPDTDDFGRVFRNNAVMSATGIPQIAAIMGMCVAGGAYLPLMCDHLVMTDGSGLFLAGPALVQAAIGQKVSAEELGGAAMHAQISGTIDYREPNDEAALARLRSLAEKIGHRKTAPFDHRKAAPPAYPAEEMYGIFESDAAKPYDMKEILARIVDGSRFDEYKPEYGKTVICGYARIGGYAVGIVANQKQHQQQIDHEGHKRVEFGGVIYTESAEKAARFILDCNQNLVPLIFFHDVNGFMVGRDAEWSGIIRAGAKMVNAVSNSVVPKITVIVGGSFGAGHYAMCGKAYDPRFVFAWPTARYSVMSGESAAATLVEIKIKQLERGGKKLSEDERKKLYDEVKRTYDRQMDPRYGAARLWIDRIIDPLDTRAALIEALEAAALNPEVKEFKTGVLQT
- a CDS encoding DinB family protein, with protein sequence MHQQICHLGRYHEVFLERLDQILHGPSPPKMERYRAEDDPQWPAWMRLSPDDALERFRNLRTKLIRELDGCSSSDWARTGAHPALGEMTLRKWVEFFLVHEAHHIYNMMFTKSAAKERPGGLSIRAS
- a CDS encoding helix-turn-helix transcriptional regulator, whose protein sequence is MRCDRCQLVQFRTNNNLCRKCRTSLDPEEPQPVAAAPEPQPASHANLPGHLQIAVAIRTLRQRNGMSQRQLAMRMNVPRTYVSKIENDKATPTLSSLERLAKALEVGVPDLLKGGARTREEEIRDLMTDEFIAELVPFVSKLNGMQWSSILGQVRDLTIHPRRTS
- a CDS encoding site-2 protease family protein, coding for MSLGSFLTSLGAVAVVLGVMILVHEFGHYAAAKFFGVRVEQFALGFGKRLFGFRKGETDYRVNLLPLGGYVKMSGENPLDTPTGDPREFLSHPRWHRFIIAIAGPAMNILLAIGLLTGIYMVRYEHAAYMDQPAVVGWVQDNSPAQKAGIQAGDRIVRIDNLLNPTWEDALYKILLSPNQPLDIAVERGSQVLTKRVVPEKVGKDEVGDAGLEPEQVINISAVEAGMPAAKAGIEPGDELVSVGDTPIHSAQGLIRRLQDNGAKPIEVRVLREGQERAFTVTPVLDKERGDGAYRIGVLPGSRIHVDKLPFRQALLRSLQENKRNSLLVFELVQKMIQRKVSMRQMSGPIGIAQASGEAVRQKGWTPILTLMAMISLQLGLFNLFPIPILDGGVILLLILEGLMRRDISLTVKERIYKAAFVFLVLFAVLVIYNDLTKAIPALGG
- a CDS encoding enoyl-CoA hydratase/isomerase family protein yields the protein MSRDRLPRINADDTDSKPPAVIEDRAGAWLLRLTSADGMNRLTRASLSILARWVEELAAERSPRPLIVTGNQKFFSAGADLNEISRLSGAGAFDFARNGQRLMQLVADFPAPVIAAVQGHCFGGGLDLALACHRRLAAPNAVFGHRGASLGLITGWGGTQRLPRRIGKGRALQMFCAAEKLTAKEALECGLVERVVDDPVEAAVTSTQHSVPGTE
- a CDS encoding hydroxymethylglutaryl-CoA lyase, whose protein sequence is MDLKLIECPRDAWQGLKTQIPAQLKADYLRALISAGFKHIDAVSFVAPRAVPQMADSEEVLERFDPPDDVEIIGIVVNEQGADRAIATEAVRTLGFPYSVSPTFLQQNQKQTLEQALDVLEAIKKKADEAGLDVVVYISMAFGNPYGDLWNAEEVAEAVGLIADMDIAAVSLADTVGVATAEQIGALVKPVIGRYEEMEIGVHLHSRREDAAAKVLAAYDAGARRFDSAIGGLGGCPFAQDELVGNIPTEIVLEALKQRDAKLPPLKPLDAVLLASHEIGKRYAGLTVQ
- a CDS encoding HDIG domain-containing protein, whose amino-acid sequence is MNSRSRTDAWRLLTEFTASESLRKHALAVEACMRAYARKLDPANEETWAITGLLHDFDYEKYPTPAEHPFVGNKILEERGYSEEIRRAILSHAEYSGVPRQTPMEHALFACDELAGFITATALVKPGKSLAEVEAPSVRKKMKDKAFARSVSRDDIIRGAQELGVDLEQHIAFCIDAMKTIAADLGLAGAAAAG
- a CDS encoding thioesterase family protein codes for the protein MINETRFRVRYAETDQMGVAYHSNYFVWFEVGRVELFRQLGFAYRDMEREDNCYIAVADARCRYKAPARYDDELVVRTEIRNLRGALVHFGYVLVRVSDGTLLAEGETTHIVTDAEFRRRELPEKYATAFRRAMDK
- a CDS encoding enoyl-CoA hydratase-related protein, whose protein sequence is MEFSTFKTVLLAEDAGVATLTLNRPDKRNAVSFELVDELMRALDEVAGSTAQVLIVTGAGKAFCAGLDLENLKALVGKTHDENVKDSAAMARLFRRIYEFPLPTIAAVNGAAIAGGTGIATMCDFTLAVPEAKFGYTEVRIGFVPAIVSSFLVMQVGHKIARDLLMAGRLFDAAEAHRYGLVNEVVAPEELMPRAKALAAQIMENSPSSVRATKRLINGFIREQLDRQIADAVEENARIRTTADFREGIASFLEKRKPKWTGK